A stretch of the Mesorhizobium sp. Pch-S genome encodes the following:
- a CDS encoding Trm112 family protein: protein MGEREGKKVDVDPKLLELLVCPLTKGPLAWDAERCELVSRVAKLAYPVRDGIPIMLPSEARSITPGKG from the coding sequence ATGGGTGAGCGGGAAGGCAAGAAGGTCGATGTAGACCCCAAGCTGCTGGAGCTCCTGGTGTGCCCGCTGACCAAGGGACCTCTGGCCTGGGATGCGGAACGCTGCGAACTGGTCTCGCGCGTTGCCAAGCTGGCTTATCCGGTTCGCGACGGGATTCCGATCATGCTGCCCTCCGAGGCGCGGTCGATAACACCGGGTAAGGGTTGA
- a CDS encoding error-prone DNA polymerase produces MIVQHAPAYAEFGVQSNFSFLRGASRPEELVVTAKLYGFSAIGIADRNTVAGVVRAWQQSKVEGIAYHPGCRLVFGDGTPDILAYPRDREGWGHLCRMLTQANLRPETEKGATLLERADLLEWGDRLSLAVLPDLLDEGETQLALLRQLKDRFDGNLWLAAAPDYRGNDRFRLEQAAALAAAAGLPLMATNDVLYHTPARRPLQDVVTAIRLNVPVAEAGFELAANAERHMKPAIEMARLFRRYPDALEQTRRFGETLRFSLSELEYNYPDEPTLSGLGPQEELARLAWEGAALRYPAGVPAGVRKRILEELALIERLNYARYFLTVHDIMRFAREKGILCQGRGSAANSIVCFCVGITEVGPERIDTLFERFISEERNEPPDIDVDFEHERRDEVIAYIYDKYKEKHTALAAAVTSYRGRSALREVAKAMGLSEDVRSALSSSIWGWYSSELGERETQAGGLDRSDPLTRHVVDLANEIMGFPRHLTQHVGGFVITKDRLDEIVPIVKTAMDERKMVEWDKDDLDAVKILKVDVLALGMLSCLKRAFTLLEDHYPARDEFGRPYSLATLPESDQRVYDMICRADTLGVFQIESRAQMSMLPRLRPRTFYDLVIEVAIVRPGPIQGNMVHPYLRRRQGKEAAEYPKPELKEILGKTMGVPLFQEQAMKIAIVAGGFKPGEADQLRRAMATFKRTGTIGNYRDRMINGMVERGYPREFAERCFKQIEGFGEYGFPESHAASFALLVYASCWFKTFYPDVFCAAILNSQPMGFYQPAQLVRDARDHGVEVRDVDINTSVWDCTLEKASFDADRIVSRHAGMRGVIVTDHAVRLGFRQIKGLSKDRMTTFIARRGDGYESVRDVWLRSGLDTDEIEKLAEADAFRSLGISRRDALWAVRALDGRKAAERLPLFDQPDIRLPDLEPATKLPMMQSGEHVIHDYRSLGLSLKAHPVSFLRDRLTRSGVTPNALLSSVPDGRRVTVAGLVLVRQRPGNGNAIFLTLEDEKTVANVIFWKSTFARFRPIIMGARFVRVTGKLQCESDVIHIVADRIEDLTPWLSTLLEDTHPDLARSADGRKLLTGSANRSHGSMPELQRKPSEQDFRTLADDAQSVMPKGRNFH; encoded by the coding sequence GTACGAGCCTGGCAGCAATCGAAGGTCGAAGGCATAGCCTATCATCCCGGCTGCCGGCTGGTCTTCGGCGACGGCACCCCCGACATCCTGGCCTATCCGCGGGATCGCGAAGGGTGGGGGCATCTGTGCCGCATGCTCACCCAGGCCAACCTGCGTCCCGAGACGGAGAAAGGCGCAACGCTGCTCGAGCGGGCCGATTTGCTCGAATGGGGCGACCGCCTGTCGCTCGCCGTTCTGCCTGATCTCCTGGACGAGGGCGAAACGCAACTGGCCCTGCTACGGCAGCTGAAAGATCGCTTCGACGGCAACCTGTGGCTGGCGGCGGCTCCCGACTATCGGGGCAACGACCGCTTCCGGCTGGAGCAGGCAGCAGCCCTGGCCGCCGCGGCCGGCCTGCCCCTGATGGCGACCAATGACGTGCTCTACCACACGCCCGCGCGCCGGCCGCTCCAGGACGTGGTCACCGCGATCCGCCTCAATGTTCCCGTCGCCGAGGCCGGTTTCGAACTGGCGGCAAATGCCGAACGCCACATGAAACCGGCCATCGAAATGGCCCGGCTTTTTCGCCGATATCCAGACGCGCTGGAACAGACACGGCGCTTCGGTGAGACCTTGCGGTTTTCGCTGAGCGAACTCGAATACAACTATCCTGACGAGCCGACCTTGTCGGGTCTCGGACCGCAGGAAGAACTGGCCCGGCTGGCTTGGGAAGGTGCGGCTCTCCGTTATCCGGCCGGCGTACCGGCGGGTGTGCGCAAGCGTATCCTTGAGGAACTCGCGCTCATCGAGCGCCTCAACTATGCGCGCTATTTCCTGACGGTGCACGACATCATGCGCTTTGCGCGCGAAAAGGGAATTCTCTGTCAGGGACGGGGCTCGGCCGCCAATTCGATCGTCTGCTTCTGCGTCGGCATTACCGAGGTGGGACCTGAGCGAATCGATACGCTTTTCGAGCGCTTCATTTCCGAGGAACGAAACGAACCCCCGGATATCGACGTCGACTTCGAACATGAGAGGCGGGATGAAGTCATCGCCTACATCTATGACAAGTACAAAGAGAAGCACACCGCGCTTGCCGCTGCCGTCACCAGCTATCGCGGCCGTTCGGCCTTGCGCGAGGTCGCCAAGGCCATGGGCCTTTCCGAAGACGTCCGCAGCGCTTTGTCGAGCTCGATCTGGGGCTGGTATTCATCCGAACTCGGTGAACGGGAAACCCAGGCCGGCGGTCTTGATCGAAGCGATCCATTGACCAGGCACGTGGTTGATCTCGCCAACGAGATCATGGGTTTTCCGCGCCATCTCACCCAGCATGTCGGCGGCTTCGTCATCACCAAGGACCGGCTCGACGAGATCGTTCCCATCGTCAAGACGGCGATGGATGAACGCAAGATGGTCGAATGGGACAAGGACGATCTCGACGCGGTGAAGATCCTCAAGGTCGACGTGCTGGCGCTCGGCATGCTGTCATGCCTGAAGCGCGCCTTCACCCTGCTGGAAGATCATTATCCCGCACGCGACGAATTCGGCCGGCCTTATTCCCTGGCGACACTCCCCGAGAGCGATCAGCGCGTCTACGATATGATTTGCCGCGCCGACACCCTGGGGGTTTTTCAGATCGAATCCCGCGCGCAGATGTCGATGTTGCCACGCTTGCGGCCACGCACTTTCTACGATCTCGTCATCGAAGTTGCGATCGTCCGCCCCGGCCCCATCCAGGGCAACATGGTGCATCCTTATCTGCGGCGCAGACAGGGCAAGGAAGCTGCCGAATACCCCAAACCGGAATTGAAGGAAATTTTGGGGAAGACCATGGGCGTGCCCCTGTTCCAGGAACAGGCCATGAAAATCGCCATCGTGGCCGGCGGCTTCAAGCCGGGGGAGGCCGACCAGTTGCGTCGCGCCATGGCGACATTCAAGCGTACCGGAACCATCGGCAATTACCGCGACCGCATGATCAATGGCATGGTCGAGCGCGGCTACCCCAGGGAATTTGCCGAGCGTTGCTTCAAGCAGATCGAAGGTTTTGGCGAATACGGCTTCCCGGAAAGCCATGCCGCGTCCTTCGCCCTGCTCGTCTATGCGTCCTGCTGGTTCAAGACCTTTTACCCCGACGTCTTCTGTGCCGCGATCCTCAACTCGCAGCCGATGGGCTTCTACCAACCCGCCCAGCTGGTGCGGGATGCCCGCGATCATGGCGTCGAGGTCCGCGACGTCGACATCAACACCTCCGTCTGGGATTGCACGCTTGAAAAGGCATCCTTCGATGCCGATCGCATCGTGAGCCGCCATGCCGGAATGCGCGGCGTCATCGTAACGGATCATGCCGTGCGATTGGGCTTTCGCCAGATCAAGGGCCTATCGAAAGACAGGATGACCACTTTCATCGCCCGGCGCGGCGACGGCTACGAATCCGTGCGCGATGTCTGGCTGCGCTCCGGCCTCGACACCGACGAGATCGAAAAGCTGGCCGAGGCCGATGCGTTTCGCTCGCTTGGCATCAGCCGGCGTGACGCCCTGTGGGCAGTGCGTGCTCTGGATGGTCGCAAGGCTGCGGAGCGGCTTCCCTTGTTCGATCAGCCCGACATCAGGCTTCCCGATCTCGAACCAGCGACGAAACTGCCGATGATGCAGTCGGGTGAACACGTCATTCACGATTATCGTTCGCTCGGCCTGTCGCTCAAGGCGCATCCGGTCTCGTTCCTGCGCGACCGACTAACCCGCAGCGGCGTCACTCCGAACGCGCTGCTGTCTTCGGTGCCGGACGGCAGGCGCGTCACCGTCGCCGGCCTCGTGCTGGTGCGCCAGCGTCCGGGTAACGGCAATGCTATCTTCCTCACCCTCGAGGATGAGAAGACCGTTGCCAATGTGATCTTCTGGAAATCGACTTTCGCGCGCTTTCGGCCGATCATCATGGGCGCACGCTTCGTCCGGGTCACCGGCAAGTTGCAATGCGAGTCGGATGTCATTCACATCGTCGCGGACAGGATCGAAGATCTGACGCCCTGGCTGTCGACCTTGCTGGAAGACACGCACCCGGACCTCGCCAGATCGGCCGACGGCAGGAAACTTCTGACCGGTTCCGCCAATCGAAGTCACGGCAGCATGCCCGAGCTGCAACGGAAGCCATCGGAGCAGGATTTCCGCACCCTCGCCGATGATGCACAGAGCGTCATGCCGAAGGGCCGCAACTTTCATTGA
- a CDS encoding LON peptidase substrate-binding domain-containing protein, with translation MRAGNTRYRLETDLPASIAVFPLEGALLLPGGRLPLNIFEPRYLQMVDDILGGSRLIGMIQPSLDGALRDDGEPELSGIGCIGRLTSYMETGDGRYVVSLQGVCRFRVTQELSVRTPFRQCRVAPFLADLEEDPSASAVDRTALLKAFRAYLQANDLEADWESVSRADNAMLVNALSMMAPYGAAEKQALLEAQDLKNRAETLIAITEMTLAREGEDFGPGLQ, from the coding sequence ATGCGCGCGGGAAACACGCGATATCGGCTCGAAACCGATTTGCCTGCCTCGATCGCGGTTTTTCCGCTGGAGGGAGCACTGCTTCTGCCTGGCGGACGCTTGCCGCTGAACATTTTCGAGCCGCGCTACCTGCAGATGGTGGACGACATTCTGGGCGGGTCGCGCCTGATCGGCATGATCCAGCCAAGCCTCGATGGTGCACTGCGTGACGATGGCGAGCCGGAACTGAGCGGCATCGGCTGTATCGGCCGGTTGACGTCCTACATGGAAACCGGCGACGGCCGCTATGTCGTGTCGCTTCAAGGGGTCTGCCGTTTCCGGGTCACGCAGGAACTCAGCGTCCGCACGCCGTTCCGGCAATGCCGGGTGGCGCCTTTCCTGGCCGACCTCGAGGAAGATCCATCGGCATCGGCGGTCGACCGCACGGCCTTGCTCAAAGCTTTCAGGGCCTATCTGCAGGCCAACGATCTGGAAGCGGACTGGGAAAGCGTGAGCCGCGCAGACAACGCCATGCTGGTCAATGCGCTGTCGATGATGGCGCCTTATGGCGCGGCCGAAAAGCAGGCACTTCTGGAAGCGCAGGACCTGAAGAACCGGGCTGAGACGCTGATCGCCATCACCGAAATGACGCTGGCGCGCGAAGGCGAGGATTTCGGTCCGGGGTTGCAGTAG
- the trxA gene encoding thioredoxin: MSDQNPFGGMGNAYTTTVQYGGQNGGAAPANGAAGNLIKDTTTATFTADVIQESRNQPVLVDFWAPWCGPCKQLTPLLEKAINAAGGTVKLVKMNIDEHPSIAGQLGIQSIPAVIAFKNGQPVDGFMGAVPESQIREFIERVGGKGGGQPQLAEALAAATEARGAGDVQTAADIYQSILEQAPDTVEAIAGLAEILFDAGDAAGAEAVLSQVPEGKADAPAISAVRARIALAAQASELGNPAELEKRLAENPKDHQARFDLAMIQNAMGEREKAADNLLAIVKADRTWNDDGARAQLLQLFEAWGMTDEVTLSTRRKLSSLLFS, translated from the coding sequence ATGAGTGACCAAAATCCGTTCGGCGGCATGGGCAACGCGTATACGACAACCGTCCAGTATGGCGGGCAGAACGGCGGGGCCGCACCGGCAAATGGCGCCGCCGGCAACCTGATCAAGGATACGACCACGGCGACCTTCACCGCCGACGTCATCCAGGAATCGCGAAACCAGCCGGTGCTGGTGGATTTCTGGGCACCCTGGTGCGGACCGTGCAAGCAGCTGACGCCCTTGCTGGAAAAGGCAATCAACGCTGCCGGTGGCACGGTGAAGCTCGTCAAGATGAACATCGACGAGCATCCTTCCATCGCCGGACAGCTTGGTATCCAGTCCATTCCAGCGGTCATCGCTTTCAAGAACGGACAGCCTGTCGACGGCTTCATGGGCGCTGTTCCCGAAAGCCAGATCCGTGAATTCATCGAGCGGGTCGGCGGCAAGGGTGGCGGCCAGCCGCAGCTTGCCGAGGCCCTGGCTGCCGCAACCGAGGCTCGCGGTGCCGGCGATGTGCAGACCGCTGCCGATATCTATCAGTCGATCCTGGAGCAGGCGCCGGATACGGTCGAAGCGATCGCCGGCCTTGCCGAGATTCTGTTCGATGCCGGCGACGCGGCTGGTGCGGAAGCGGTGCTGAGCCAGGTTCCCGAAGGCAAGGCCGATGCACCGGCAATCAGTGCCGTGCGGGCACGGATAGCGCTTGCCGCGCAGGCATCGGAGCTCGGCAACCCGGCTGAGCTTGAGAAGCGTCTTGCCGAGAACCCGAAGGATCACCAGGCTCGCTTCGACCTTGCCATGATCCAGAATGCGATGGGCGAACGCGAAAAGGCGGCCGACAATCTGCTGGCGATCGTCAAGGCCGATCGTACCTGGAACGACGACGGCGCGCGCGCGCAGCTGTTGCAGCTGTTCGAAGCCTGGGGCATGACCGACGAGGTGACCTTGTCGACGCGCCGCAAACTGTCCTCGCTGCTGTTCTCGTAA
- a CDS encoding HAMP domain-containing sensor histidine kinase, which translates to MARLVALVDLDVTGDVPRLSGRLPDPRYDTPHSGLYWQVRDMDSQRTIRSRSLWDRILDTDPKLEGQRFSTMTGPAGQSLIALSLNANFKTNQQDKRYQIIVAQDRSILDDSIKDFAWSMVIALLVLGGALVVIAVLQVHFGLLPFKKLRQDVESIRKGTASSVERSYPAEVVPLVVEVNELLALQQKSIEFARSRAADLAHGLKTPLSVIGTIAHELEVRGDHHHAAAIANLADEMHERIDYQLRLSRLRHRARLHMLRAPLNPVVTRAMLVLQKTKEGERLEWLADLNDELDVDIDANDLIELVGIVLENAAKWAKSTVSIQIRKDGDVAELRISDDGPGIDQSNLKLVGVRGRRFDESAPGSGLGLAIAREIVALNNGSMSFQNASSGGALVVLRLPLALARNDAESEGSSRPVVSAS; encoded by the coding sequence ATGGCGCGCCTTGTGGCGCTGGTCGATCTGGACGTGACCGGCGATGTACCGCGTCTTTCGGGCCGATTGCCCGACCCCCGCTATGACACGCCGCACAGCGGCCTTTATTGGCAGGTCCGCGATATGGACTCGCAGCGGACCATACGTTCCCGCTCACTTTGGGACCGAATTCTGGATACGGATCCCAAGCTGGAAGGACAGCGGTTCTCGACGATGACAGGACCTGCGGGGCAGTCACTGATCGCCTTGTCGCTGAACGCGAACTTCAAGACCAACCAGCAGGACAAGCGCTACCAGATCATCGTTGCCCAGGACCGCTCGATACTCGACGACTCCATCAAGGACTTCGCCTGGTCAATGGTGATAGCCCTGCTTGTGCTGGGTGGCGCTCTCGTCGTCATTGCTGTCCTGCAGGTGCATTTCGGTCTCCTGCCATTCAAGAAACTGCGTCAGGACGTCGAGAGCATTCGCAAGGGGACAGCCAGTTCCGTCGAAAGAAGCTATCCCGCCGAGGTTGTCCCCTTGGTCGTCGAGGTCAACGAACTGTTGGCCTTGCAGCAAAAATCCATCGAGTTCGCGCGTTCGCGCGCCGCGGATCTGGCACACGGGCTCAAGACCCCGTTGTCGGTAATCGGCACCATCGCGCATGAACTGGAGGTGCGCGGCGATCATCACCATGCGGCCGCCATCGCCAACCTGGCGGACGAAATGCACGAGCGCATCGACTATCAGCTGCGCCTGTCGCGGCTGCGCCATCGCGCGCGGCTGCACATGCTGAGAGCCCCGCTTAATCCTGTCGTCACACGCGCGATGCTCGTCCTGCAGAAGACAAAAGAAGGCGAACGGCTCGAGTGGCTGGCCGATCTGAATGATGAGCTCGATGTCGATATCGACGCAAACGACCTCATCGAACTTGTTGGGATCGTTTTGGAGAACGCCGCCAAATGGGCGAAGTCCACGGTGAGCATCCAGATTCGCAAAGACGGCGATGTCGCTGAATTGAGAATAAGCGACGACGGACCGGGAATTGACCAATCGAACTTGAAGCTGGTTGGCGTAAGAGGGCGGCGCTTTGATGAGAGCGCACCTGGAAGCGGTCTGGGACTGGCAATCGCGCGAGAGATCGTAGCGCTGAACAACGGATCGATGTCGTTCCAGAACGCCTCGAGCGGTGGCGCGCTCGTCGTTTTGAGGCTGCCTCTCGCCTTGGCCCGGAATGACGCAGAGAGCGAAGGATCTAGCCGGCCGGTTGTCTCTGCATCGTGA
- a CDS encoding prolyl-tRNA synthetase associated domain-containing protein codes for MAKTEDELFAFLAGLGIEVSTRRHAPLFTVADSQALRGEIAGGHTKNLFLKDKKDNFFLVTVDEEAEVDLKQIHHLIGATSRVSFGKPEKLLELLGVVPGAVTVFGLINDSEKQVKIVLDAPLMENQVINAHPLTNEATTSITSGDLIRFIEATGHEPVILKVSA; via the coding sequence ATGGCCAAGACTGAAGACGAGCTTTTCGCTTTCCTGGCCGGCCTGGGCATCGAGGTTTCGACGCGCCGGCATGCACCGCTCTTCACCGTTGCCGATTCGCAGGCGCTGCGCGGTGAAATCGCCGGCGGGCACACCAAAAACCTGTTCCTCAAGGACAAGAAGGACAATTTCTTCCTGGTGACCGTCGACGAGGAAGCGGAGGTCGACCTCAAACAGATCCACCATCTGATCGGGGCGACCAGCCGGGTTTCGTTCGGCAAGCCCGAAAAACTGCTGGAATTGCTCGGGGTCGTTCCCGGCGCCGTCACCGTCTTCGGGCTGATCAACGACAGCGAAAAGCAGGTCAAGATCGTGCTCGACGCGCCGCTGATGGAAAATCAGGTCATCAACGCGCATCCGTTGACCAATGAAGCGACCACATCGATCACTTCGGGCGACCTGATCAGATTCATCGAGGCAACCGGCCACGAGCCTGTTATCTTGAAAGTCTCGGCGTGA